In one window of Pseudomonas benzenivorans DNA:
- the ppk1 gene encoding polyphosphate kinase 1 → MNTEGLTQSELLEPQAPAAELPEPPEPVPVEAPTPAPPLVVPSLDDSSLYIHRELSQLQFNIRVLEQALDESYPLLERLKFLLIFSSNLDEFFEIRVAGLKKQINFAREQAGADGLQPHQALARISELVHEQVGRQYAILNDVLFPALAKHNINFIRRRHWNTKVKAWVRRYFRDEIAPIITPIGLDPTHPFPLLVNKSLNFIVELEGVDAFGRDSGLAIIPAPRLLPRVIRVPEDVGGPGANYVFLSSMIHAHADDLFQGMKVKGCYQFRLTRNADLSVDTEDVEDLARALRGELFSRRYGDAVRLEVVDSCPKNLSDYLLKQFGLTEGELYQVGGPVNLTRLFSITGLDSHPELQYTPFTPVIPKLLQNSENIFSVVSKQDILLLHPFESFTPVVDLLRQAAKDPHVLAIKQTLYRSGANSEIVDALVEAARNGKEVTAVIELRARFDEESNLALASRLQAAGAVVIYGVVGFKTHAKMMLILRRENGDIVRYAHVGTGNYHAGNARLYTDYSLLTADVALGEDVAKLFSQLIGMGKTLRMKKLLHAPFTLKKTLLDLIARETALAGEGKPAHIIAKFNSLTDAKIIRALYKASQAGVKIDLVVRGMCCLRPGIPGVSHNIQVRSIIGRFLEHTRVFYFLNEGEEKIYLSSADWMERNLDKRVETCFPVEGKKLITRVKKELESYLTDNTQAWVLQPDGRYLRCSPTGNQNPRSAQAGLLEKLTAPVVSAR, encoded by the coding sequence ATGAATACCGAAGGACTCACCCAGAGCGAACTGCTCGAGCCCCAGGCGCCGGCCGCCGAGTTGCCGGAACCGCCGGAGCCGGTGCCGGTCGAGGCGCCCACACCGGCGCCGCCGCTGGTGGTGCCGAGCCTGGACGACAGCAGCCTGTACATCCATCGCGAGCTGTCGCAGCTGCAGTTCAACATCCGCGTGCTGGAGCAGGCGCTGGACGAGTCCTATCCGCTGCTGGAGCGGCTGAAGTTCCTCTTGATCTTCTCCAGCAACCTCGACGAGTTCTTCGAGATCCGCGTCGCCGGGCTGAAGAAGCAGATCAACTTCGCCCGCGAGCAGGCCGGTGCCGACGGCCTGCAGCCGCACCAGGCGCTGGCGCGCATCAGCGAGCTGGTGCACGAGCAGGTCGGCCGCCAGTATGCGATCCTCAACGACGTGCTGTTTCCGGCCCTGGCCAAGCACAACATCAACTTCATCCGCCGCCGCCACTGGAACACCAAGGTCAAGGCCTGGGTGCGCCGCTACTTCCGCGACGAGATCGCGCCGATCATCACCCCGATCGGCCTCGATCCGACCCACCCCTTCCCGCTGCTGGTGAACAAGAGCCTGAACTTCATCGTCGAGCTGGAGGGGGTCGACGCCTTCGGCCGCGATTCGGGCCTGGCGATCATCCCGGCGCCGCGCCTGCTGCCGCGGGTGATCCGGGTGCCGGAAGACGTGGGCGGGCCCGGTGCCAACTACGTGTTCCTCTCCTCGATGATCCACGCCCATGCCGACGACCTGTTCCAGGGCATGAAGGTCAAGGGCTGCTACCAGTTCCGCCTGACCCGCAACGCCGACCTGTCGGTGGATACTGAGGACGTCGAGGACCTGGCCCGCGCCCTGCGTGGCGAGCTGTTCTCCCGGCGCTACGGCGATGCGGTGCGTCTGGAGGTGGTCGACAGCTGCCCGAAGAACCTGTCCGACTACCTGCTCAAGCAGTTCGGCCTGACCGAGGGCGAGCTGTACCAGGTCGGTGGCCCGGTCAACCTGACCCGGCTGTTCAGCATCACCGGTCTGGATAGCCATCCGGAACTGCAGTACACGCCGTTCACCCCGGTGATCCCCAAGCTGCTGCAGAACAGCGAGAACATCTTCAGCGTGGTCAGCAAGCAGGACATCCTCCTGCTGCACCCCTTCGAGTCCTTCACCCCGGTGGTCGACCTGCTGCGCCAGGCCGCCAAGGACCCCCACGTGCTGGCGATCAAGCAGACCCTGTACCGCAGCGGGGCCAACTCGGAGATAGTCGATGCCCTGGTGGAGGCGGCGCGCAACGGCAAGGAGGTCACCGCGGTGATCGAGCTGCGTGCGCGCTTCGACGAGGAGTCCAACCTCGCTCTGGCCAGCCGTCTGCAGGCCGCCGGCGCGGTGGTGATCTACGGCGTGGTGGGGTTCAAGACCCACGCCAAGATGATGCTGATCCTGCGCCGCGAGAACGGCGACATCGTCCGCTACGCCCACGTCGGCACCGGCAACTACCACGCCGGCAACGCCCGCCTGTACACCGACTACAGCCTGCTCACCGCCGACGTGGCCCTCGGCGAGGACGTGGCCAAGCTGTTCAGCCAGCTGATCGGCATGGGCAAGACCCTGCGCATGAAGAAGCTGCTGCACGCGCCCTTCACCCTGAAGAAGACCCTGCTCGACCTGATCGCCCGCGAGACGGCGCTGGCCGGCGAGGGCAAGCCGGCGCACATCATCGCCAAGTTCAATTCGCTGACCGACGCCAAGATCATCCGCGCGCTGTACAAGGCCAGTCAGGCCGGGGTGAAGATCGACCTGGTGGTGCGCGGCATGTGCTGCCTGCGCCCGGGCATTCCCGGGGTGTCGCACAACATCCAGGTGCGCTCGATCATCGGCCGCTTCCTCGAACACACCCGGGTGTTCTACTTCCTCAACGAGGGCGAGGAGAAGATCTACCTGTCCAGTGCCGACTGGATGGAGCGCAACCTGGACAAGCGCGTCGAGACCTGCTTCCCGGTCGAGGGCAAGAAGCTGATCACCCGGGTGAAGAAGGAGTTGGAAAGCTACCTGACCGACAACACCCAGGCCTGGGTGCTGCAGCCGGATGGCCGTTACCTGCGCTGCAGCCCGACCGGCAACCAGAACCCGCGCAGCGCCCAGGCCGGCCTGCTGGAGAAGCTCACCGCGCCGGTGGTCAGCGCACGCTGA
- the ubiD gene encoding 4-hydroxy-3-polyprenylbenzoate decarboxylase, translated as MQYRDLRDFIRGLEARGELKRIHTPVSPVLEMTEICDRTLRRGGPALLFEQPTGFAMPVLGNLFGTPKRVALGMGAEEVGELREIGKLLAFLKEPEPPKGLKDAWSKLPIFKKVLAMAPKVLKDAPCQEVIEEGEDVDLGKLPVQTCWPGDVGPLITWGLTVTKGPNKERQNLGIYRQQVIGRNKLIMRWLSHRGGALDFRDWCEKYPGRPYPVAVALGADPATILGAVTPVPDSLSEYAFAGLLRGNKTELVKCRGSELQVPASAEIVLEGVIHPGEMADEGPYGDHTGYYNEVDRFPVFTVERITRRREPIYHSTYTGRPPDEPAILGVALNEVFVPILQKQFPEITDFYLPPEGCSYRMAVVTMKKQYPGHAKRVMLGVWSFLRQFMYTKFVIVTDDDVDARDWNDVIWAITTRMDPKRDTVLIDNTPIDYLDFASPVSGLGSKMGLDATHKWPGETTREWGRAIVQDEAVKRRVDELWNELGID; from the coding sequence ATGCAGTATCGCGACCTGCGCGACTTTATCCGTGGCCTGGAGGCGCGCGGCGAACTCAAGCGTATCCACACGCCGGTTTCCCCGGTGCTGGAAATGACCGAGATCTGCGACCGCACCCTGCGCCGCGGCGGCCCGGCACTCTTGTTCGAGCAGCCCACGGGCTTCGCCATGCCGGTGCTCGGCAACCTGTTCGGCACGCCCAAGCGGGTGGCCCTGGGCATGGGGGCCGAGGAGGTCGGCGAGCTGCGCGAGATCGGCAAGCTGCTGGCCTTCCTCAAGGAGCCGGAGCCGCCGAAGGGGCTCAAGGACGCCTGGTCCAAGCTGCCGATCTTCAAGAAGGTCCTGGCCATGGCGCCCAAGGTGCTCAAGGACGCGCCCTGCCAGGAGGTGATCGAGGAGGGCGAGGACGTCGACCTGGGCAAGCTGCCGGTGCAGACCTGCTGGCCCGGCGATGTCGGCCCGCTGATCACCTGGGGCCTGACCGTCACCAAGGGGCCGAACAAGGAGCGGCAGAACCTCGGCATCTACCGCCAGCAGGTGATCGGCCGCAACAAGCTGATCATGCGCTGGCTCAGCCACCGCGGCGGCGCCCTGGATTTCCGCGACTGGTGCGAGAAATACCCGGGCCGGCCCTATCCGGTGGCCGTGGCCCTCGGCGCCGATCCGGCGACCATCCTCGGCGCCGTCACCCCGGTGCCCGACAGCCTCTCCGAATACGCCTTCGCCGGCCTGCTGCGGGGCAACAAGACCGAGCTGGTCAAGTGCCGCGGCAGCGAGCTGCAGGTGCCGGCCAGCGCCGAGATCGTCCTGGAGGGGGTGATCCACCCCGGCGAGATGGCCGACGAGGGGCCCTACGGCGACCACACCGGCTACTACAACGAGGTCGACCGCTTCCCGGTGTTCACCGTCGAGCGCATCACCCGCCGCCGTGAGCCGATCTACCACAGCACCTACACCGGGCGGCCGCCGGACGAGCCGGCGATCCTCGGCGTGGCGCTCAACGAAGTCTTCGTGCCGATCCTGCAGAAGCAGTTCCCCGAGATCACCGACTTCTACCTGCCGCCGGAAGGCTGCTCCTACCGCATGGCGGTGGTGACCATGAAGAAGCAGTACCCGGGCCACGCCAAGCGGGTGATGCTCGGTGTCTGGTCGTTTTTGCGACAGTTCATGTACACCAAGTTCGTTATCGTCACCGATGACGACGTCGATGCGCGGGACTGGAACGACGTGATCTGGGCCATCACCACGCGCATGGACCCCAAGCGCGACACGGTGCTGATCGACAACACGCCGATCGACTACCTGGACTTCGCCTCGCCGGTCTCCGGCCTGGGCTCGAAGATGGGGCTGGACGCCACCCACAAGTGGCCGGGCGAAACCACGCGCGAATGGGGCCGCGCCATCGTCCAGGACGAGGCGGTCAAGCGACGGGTCGACGAACTATGGAACGAGTTGGGAATCGATTGA
- the rho gene encoding transcription termination factor Rho, with the protein MNLTELKQKPITELLEMAEQMGIENMARSRKQDVIFSLLKKHSKSGEEISGDGVLEILQDGFGFLRSADASYLAGPDDIYVSPSQIRRFNLRTGDTIVGKIRPPKEGERYFALLKVDTINYDRPENAKSKILFENLTPLFPNQRLMMEAGNGSTEDITGRVIDLCAPIGKGQRGLIVAPPKAGKTIMLQNIAANITRNNPECHLIVLLIDERPEEVTEMQRTVRGEVVASTFDEPPTRHVQVAEMVIEKAKRLVEHKKDVVILLDSITRLARAYNTVIPSSGKVLTGGVDAHALEKPKRFFGAARNIEEGGSLTILATALVETGSKMDEVIYEEFKGTGNMELPLDRRIAEKRVFPAININKSGTRREELLTAEDELQRMWILRKLLHPMDEIAAIEFLIDKLKATKTNDEFFLSMRRK; encoded by the coding sequence ATGAATCTGACCGAACTCAAGCAAAAGCCGATCACCGAACTGCTGGAAATGGCCGAACAGATGGGCATCGAGAACATGGCCCGTTCGCGCAAGCAGGACGTGATTTTCTCGCTGCTGAAGAAACACTCGAAGAGCGGCGAGGAAATCTCCGGTGATGGCGTGCTGGAGATCCTCCAGGACGGTTTCGGCTTCCTTCGCAGCGCGGACGCCTCCTATCTGGCCGGCCCGGACGACATCTACGTCTCGCCCAGCCAGATCCGCCGCTTCAACCTGCGCACCGGCGACACCATCGTCGGCAAGATCCGCCCGCCGAAAGAAGGCGAACGTTACTTCGCGTTGCTCAAGGTCGATACCATCAACTACGACCGTCCGGAGAACGCCAAGAGCAAGATCCTGTTCGAGAACCTGACGCCGCTGTTCCCCAATCAGCGCCTGATGATGGAGGCCGGCAACGGCTCCACCGAGGACATCACCGGTCGGGTGATCGACCTCTGCGCACCGATCGGCAAGGGCCAGCGCGGCCTGATCGTCGCCCCGCCCAAGGCCGGCAAGACCATCATGCTGCAGAACATCGCGGCCAACATCACCCGCAACAACCCCGAGTGCCACCTGATCGTCCTGCTGATCGACGAGCGCCCGGAAGAAGTGACCGAGATGCAGCGTACCGTGCGCGGCGAAGTGGTCGCCTCGACCTTCGACGAGCCGCCGACCCGCCACGTGCAGGTCGCCGAGATGGTGATCGAGAAGGCCAAGCGCCTGGTCGAGCACAAGAAGGACGTGGTCATCCTGCTCGACTCCATCACCCGCCTGGCGCGCGCCTACAACACCGTGATCCCCAGCTCCGGCAAGGTGCTCACCGGTGGTGTCGATGCCCACGCCCTGGAGAAGCCCAAGCGTTTCTTCGGCGCCGCGCGCAACATCGAGGAGGGCGGCTCGCTGACCATCCTCGCCACCGCGCTGGTGGAGACCGGCTCGAAGATGGACGAGGTGATCTACGAGGAGTTCAAGGGCACCGGCAACATGGAGCTGCCGCTGGACCGCCGGATCGCCGAGAAGCGCGTGTTCCCGGCCATCAACATCAACAAGTCCGGCACCCGCCGCGAGGAGTTGCTGACCGCCGAGGACGAGCTGCAGCGCATGTGGATCCTGCGCAAGCTGCTGCACCCGATGGACGAGATCGCCGCCATCGAGTTCTTGATCGACAAGCTCAAGGCAACCAAGACCAACGACGAGTTCTTCCTGTCGATGCGTCGCAAGTAA
- a CDS encoding flagellar basal body-associated FliL family protein: MKVLIAALFALSLPLSALAEEEEKAAAPQVIYHNLFPALVGNFGSGPKLKFYKADVALRVSGPEAQAKVTHHEPLIRNQLVMLFAQQTEEGLSAPDAKEVLRQEALKQVQQVLTQEEGLPVVEDLLFNNLILQR, encoded by the coding sequence GTGAAAGTCCTTATCGCTGCACTGTTCGCCCTGTCGCTGCCCCTGTCGGCCCTGGCCGAAGAGGAGGAGAAGGCCGCCGCACCGCAGGTGATCTACCACAACCTGTTCCCGGCCCTGGTCGGCAACTTCGGCAGTGGGCCGAAGCTGAAGTTCTACAAGGCCGATGTGGCGCTACGGGTCAGCGGGCCCGAGGCTCAGGCCAAGGTGACGCACCATGAGCCGCTGATCCGCAATCAGCTGGTGATGCTGTTCGCCCAGCAGACCGAGGAAGGCCTGAGTGCGCCGGATGCCAAGGAGGTCCTGCGTCAGGAGGCGTTGAAGCAGGTGCAACAGGTGCTCACCCAGGAAGAGGGGCTGCCGGTGGTCGAGGACCTGCTGTTCAACAACCTGATCCTGCAGCGCTGA
- a CDS encoding CDP-6-deoxy-delta-3,4-glucoseen reductase — MRVTLQPSGAVLEARPGERILDAARRLGYDCPQSCRNGNCHICAALLVEGRVRQGDAELDHGELLTCLAEPLGDCVLHWDGVMAPGELAVRELSCQLIACEAVGGDVFRVQLRTPAGKNPRYHAGQYLLLQREDGEFAAFSLASAPHRGRELELHILARDEATRGLLAFLRGQGFARVQLPFGDTHLAELPEGPLVLIAAGTGMAQMHSLIEHCRAAGFKHPVHLYWGARRPEDFYQLPCWSDWQGLDNLFLHQVVSDQCGWAGRCGLLHEAVREDFADLKPLHVYASGSPAMVYATLDALVEAGMDAHQMRADVFAYAPRG; from the coding sequence ATGCGTGTCACTCTGCAACCTTCAGGCGCGGTGCTCGAGGCTCGGCCCGGTGAGCGCATCCTCGACGCCGCCCGGCGCCTGGGCTACGACTGCCCGCAAAGCTGCCGCAACGGCAACTGCCATATCTGCGCGGCATTGCTGGTCGAGGGGCGGGTGCGTCAGGGCGATGCCGAACTGGATCATGGCGAGCTGCTCACCTGCCTGGCCGAGCCGCTGGGCGACTGCGTGCTGCACTGGGACGGGGTGATGGCGCCCGGCGAACTGGCGGTGCGCGAGCTGAGCTGCCAGCTGATCGCCTGCGAGGCGGTGGGCGGCGACGTGTTCCGCGTGCAGCTGCGTACGCCGGCGGGCAAGAACCCGCGCTATCACGCCGGCCAGTACCTGCTGCTGCAGCGCGAGGACGGCGAGTTCGCCGCCTTTTCCCTGGCCTCGGCGCCGCACCGCGGCCGCGAGCTGGAGCTGCATATCCTGGCCCGCGACGAGGCGACCCGCGGTCTGCTGGCCTTCCTCCGTGGCCAGGGCTTTGCCCGGGTGCAGTTGCCGTTCGGCGACACCCACCTGGCCGAGCTGCCGGAGGGCCCGCTGGTGCTGATCGCCGCCGGCACCGGCATGGCACAGATGCACAGTCTGATCGAGCATTGTCGCGCCGCCGGCTTCAAGCATCCGGTGCACCTGTACTGGGGTGCCCGGCGGCCCGAGGATTTCTACCAGCTGCCGTGCTGGAGCGATTGGCAGGGGCTGGACAATCTGTTCCTGCACCAGGTGGTCAGCGACCAGTGTGGCTGGGCGGGCCGCTGCGGCCTGCTGCACGAGGCGGTGCGCGAGGACTTCGCCGACCTCAAGCCGCTGCACGTCTACGCCAGCGGCTCGCCGGCGATGGTCTACGCGACCCTGGATGCGCTGGTCGAGGCCGGCATGGACGCGCACCAGATGCGTGCCGACGTGTTCGCCTATGCACCCAGGGGCTGA
- a CDS encoding 5-formyltetrahydrofolate cyclo-ligase, whose amino-acid sequence MLEANDLTRAQLRRLLRKARSALDAPAQRRAAQGLYRQLSHHPRFRRARHIALYLPNDGEIDPRPLLRAAQRRGKATYLPVLNHWPRSKMVFQRVRAHEKMIPNRFRIPEPKRSRAQQRKIWALDLILLPLVGFDRHGGRLGMGGGFYDRSLGYRDMRKNWHKPTLLGLAHECQQVDRLTMASWDVPLEATVTDKGWY is encoded by the coding sequence ATGCTCGAAGCCAACGACCTGACCCGTGCGCAACTGCGCCGCCTGCTGCGCAAGGCCCGCAGCGCCCTCGACGCACCGGCCCAGCGCCGCGCCGCGCAGGGCCTGTATCGCCAACTGAGCCATCACCCACGCTTTCGCCGCGCGCGGCACATCGCCCTGTACCTGCCCAACGACGGCGAGATCGACCCCAGGCCACTGCTGCGCGCCGCCCAGCGGCGCGGCAAGGCCACCTACCTGCCGGTGCTCAACCATTGGCCGCGCAGCAAGATGGTGTTCCAGCGAGTACGCGCTCACGAAAAAATGATCCCGAACCGCTTCCGCATTCCCGAGCCCAAGCGCAGCCGGGCGCAGCAGCGCAAGATCTGGGCACTGGATCTGATCCTGCTGCCGCTGGTCGGTTTCGACCGCCATGGCGGCCGCCTGGGCATGGGCGGCGGTTTCTACGACCGCAGCCTCGGCTATCGCGACATGCGCAAAAATTGGCACAAGCCGACCCTGTTGGGCCTGGCCCACGAATGCCAGCAGGTGGATCGGCTGACCATGGCCAGCTGGGACGTGCCGCTCGAGGCGACGGTGACGGACAAGGGCTGGTACTGA
- a CDS encoding cell division protein ZapA — protein sequence MTQSNTVTVHILDKEYCIACPPDERANLESAARYLDGKMREIRSSGKVIGADRIAVMAALNISHELLHKQQDLEQHSSSTRNQVRSLLERVDLALANDGDGQGA from the coding sequence ATGACCCAGTCGAATACCGTCACCGTCCACATCCTGGACAAAGAATATTGCATCGCCTGTCCGCCGGACGAACGCGCCAACCTGGAAAGTGCTGCGCGCTACCTGGATGGCAAGATGCGCGAGATCCGCTCCAGCGGCAAGGTCATCGGCGCCGACCGCATCGCCGTGATGGCCGCCCTGAACATCTCCCATGAGCTGCTGCACAAGCAGCAAGACCTGGAGCAGCATTCGAGTTCGACCCGCAACCAGGTGCGCAGCCTGCTCGAGCGGGTCGACCTTGCTCTGGCCAATGACGGCGATGGCCAAGGTGCCTGA
- a CDS encoding EVE domain-containing protein has product MPYWLMKSEPDELSIHDLQRLGETRWDGVRNYQARNFLRSMQAGDEFFFYHSSCPEPGIAGIAAISRTAYTDPSALDPHSHYFDAKASAEKNPWSAVDVRFVEAFARVIPLAELKQQSALLELPLVQRGSRLSVMPVNAEQWAAILALR; this is encoded by the coding sequence ATGCCTTACTGGCTGATGAAATCGGAACCGGACGAACTCTCCATCCACGACCTGCAGCGCCTCGGCGAAACCCGCTGGGACGGGGTGCGCAACTACCAGGCGCGCAACTTCCTGCGCAGTATGCAGGCCGGCGACGAGTTCTTCTTCTATCACTCCAGCTGCCCCGAGCCCGGCATCGCCGGGATCGCTGCCATCAGCCGGACGGCCTATACCGATCCGAGCGCGCTCGACCCGCACAGCCACTACTTCGACGCCAAGGCCAGCGCCGAGAAGAACCCCTGGAGCGCGGTCGACGTGCGCTTCGTCGAGGCCTTCGCCCGGGTCATCCCGCTGGCCGAACTGAAGCAGCAAAGCGCCCTGCTCGAGCTGCCCCTGGTGCAGCGCGGCAGCCGTCTGTCGGTGATGCCGGTCAACGCCGAGCAGTGGGCAGCCATCCTCGCCCTGCGCTAG
- the trxA gene encoding thioredoxin TrxA, whose translation MSDFITNVSDASFDEEVIQAEGPVLVDYWAEWCGPCKMIAPVLDEIAQTYQGKLKVCKLNIDENQDTPPKYGVRGIPTLMLFKNGNVEATKVGALSKSQLAAFLDSNI comes from the coding sequence ATGAGCGATTTCATCACCAACGTCAGCGATGCTAGCTTCGATGAAGAAGTTATCCAGGCTGAGGGTCCGGTACTGGTCGACTACTGGGCTGAGTGGTGCGGCCCGTGCAAGATGATTGCCCCGGTTCTTGACGAGATCGCCCAGACCTACCAGGGCAAGCTGAAGGTCTGCAAGCTGAACATCGACGAGAATCAGGACACCCCGCCGAAGTACGGCGTGCGCGGTATCCCGACCCTGATGCTGTTCAAGAACGGCAACGTCGAGGCGACCAAGGTCGGCGCCCTGTCCAAGTCGCAACTGGCGGCTTTCCTCGACAGCAACATCTAA
- a CDS encoding NADPH:quinone oxidoreductase family protein yields MKAVLCKAFGPAETLVLEDAPDPEPKKNEVLLEIHAAGVNFPDTLIIEGKYQFKPPFPFSPGGEAAGVVKAVGEKVGHLKVGDRVMALTGWGSFAEQVAVPGYNVMPVPPSMDFVSAAAFGMTYGTSMHALKQRGKLQPGETLLVLGASGGVGLAAVEIGKAMGARVIAAASNAEKLEVARAAGADELIDYSEQSLKDEVKRLTGGQGADVIYDPVGGDLFDAAIRSIAWNGRLLVVGFASGRIPELPVNLALLKGAAVVGVFWGAFAQRQPQDNATNFRQLFAWHAEGKLKPLVSQTFALEQAGAAIDCLGRRQAVGKLVVRVR; encoded by the coding sequence ATGAAAGCCGTGCTGTGCAAAGCCTTCGGCCCCGCCGAAACCCTGGTCCTGGAAGATGCCCCCGACCCCGAGCCGAAGAAGAACGAAGTGCTCCTCGAGATCCACGCCGCCGGGGTCAACTTCCCCGACACCCTGATCATCGAAGGCAAGTACCAGTTCAAGCCGCCCTTCCCCTTCTCCCCGGGCGGCGAAGCCGCCGGCGTGGTGAAGGCGGTCGGCGAGAAGGTCGGCCACCTCAAGGTCGGCGACCGGGTCATGGCCCTGACCGGTTGGGGCAGCTTCGCCGAACAGGTCGCGGTGCCCGGCTACAACGTCATGCCCGTTCCGCCGAGCATGGACTTCGTCAGCGCCGCCGCCTTCGGCATGACCTACGGCACCTCGATGCACGCACTCAAGCAGCGGGGCAAGCTGCAACCCGGCGAGACCCTGCTGGTACTCGGCGCCTCCGGCGGCGTCGGCCTGGCCGCGGTGGAGATCGGCAAGGCCATGGGCGCCAGGGTGATCGCCGCGGCCAGCAACGCGGAGAAACTGGAGGTGGCCAGGGCCGCGGGGGCCGACGAACTGATCGACTACAGCGAGCAGAGCCTGAAGGACGAGGTAAAGCGCCTGACCGGCGGTCAGGGCGCCGACGTGATCTACGACCCGGTGGGCGGCGACCTGTTCGACGCCGCCATCCGCAGCATCGCCTGGAACGGCCGCCTGCTGGTGGTCGGCTTCGCCAGCGGGCGCATCCCCGAACTGCCGGTCAACCTGGCCCTGCTCAAGGGCGCTGCGGTGGTCGGGGTGTTCTGGGGCGCCTTCGCCCAGCGCCAGCCCCAGGACAACGCCACCAACTTCCGGCAGCTGTTCGCTTGGCATGCCGAGGGCAAACTCAAGCCGCTGGTCTCGCAGACCTTCGCGCTGGAACAGGCCGGCGCGGCGATCGACTGCCTCGGGCGGCGCCAGGCGGTGGGCAAGCTGGTGGTCCGGGTCAGGTAG
- the ppx gene encoding exopolyphosphatase: MPHTPAESFPLIAAIDLGSNSFHMVLAKADHGEIRVLERLGDKVQLAAGIDEQRLLSEDAMVRGLDCLRRFAQLTASLPEGAVRIVGTNALREARNRAEFIRRAEAILGHPVEVISGREEARLIYLGVSHSIADTPGKRLVADIGGGSTEFIVGQRFEPLLRESLQMGCVSYTQRFFRDGKITPARYAQAYTAARLEVMGIEHALRRHKWEDAVGASGTIKAVGLAIQAAGLGTGEINAEGLAWLKRKLFKLGEVDKLDLEGIKPDRRGIFPAGLAILEAIFDACDIQRMVHSEGALREGVLYDLLGRHQHEDVRERTLSALMERYHVDLEQAARVESKALEALEQVKHSWQLSDDWHRELLVWAARVHEIGLDIAHYQYHKHGAYLVEHSDLAGFSRLDQQMLALLVRGHRRNIPKEKLADFGEEGIKLVRLCVLLRFAILFHHIRGTQEMPQVQLRADQGSLEIRFPDDWLAANPLTQADFTQEAEWLKRVGIDLSVR; encoded by the coding sequence ATGCCGCACACCCCAGCCGAGTCCTTTCCCTTGATTGCAGCCATTGACCTGGGTTCCAACAGCTTCCACATGGTTCTGGCCAAGGCCGATCACGGCGAGATCCGCGTGCTCGAACGCCTCGGCGACAAGGTCCAGTTGGCCGCCGGCATCGACGAGCAGCGCCTGCTCAGCGAGGACGCCATGGTCCGCGGACTCGACTGCCTGCGCCGCTTCGCCCAGCTGACCGCCAGCCTGCCGGAGGGCGCGGTACGCATCGTCGGCACCAACGCCCTGCGCGAGGCGCGCAACCGCGCCGAGTTCATCCGCCGCGCCGAGGCAATCCTCGGCCATCCGGTGGAGGTCATCTCCGGCCGCGAGGAGGCGCGCCTGATCTACCTCGGCGTGTCCCACAGCATCGCCGACACCCCGGGCAAGCGCCTGGTCGCCGACATCGGCGGCGGCAGCACCGAGTTCATCGTCGGCCAGCGCTTCGAACCCCTGCTGCGCGAGAGCCTGCAGATGGGCTGCGTCAGCTATACCCAGCGCTTCTTCCGCGACGGCAAGATCACCCCGGCCCGCTATGCCCAGGCTTACACCGCGGCGCGCCTGGAGGTGATGGGCATCGAGCACGCCCTGCGCCGGCACAAGTGGGAAGACGCGGTCGGCGCCTCCGGCACCATCAAGGCCGTCGGCCTGGCTATCCAGGCCGCCGGCCTGGGCACCGGCGAGATCAACGCCGAAGGCCTGGCCTGGCTCAAGCGCAAGCTGTTCAAGCTCGGCGAGGTGGACAAGCTCGACCTCGAGGGCATCAAGCCGGATCGGCGCGGCATCTTCCCCGCCGGCCTGGCGATTCTCGAGGCCATCTTCGATGCCTGCGACATCCAGCGCATGGTCCATTCCGAAGGGGCGCTGCGCGAGGGCGTGCTCTACGACCTGCTCGGCCGCCACCAGCACGAGGACGTGCGCGAGCGCACCCTGAGCGCACTGATGGAACGCTATCACGTCGACCTGGAGCAGGCCGCACGGGTCGAAAGCAAGGCGCTGGAAGCCCTGGAGCAGGTCAAGCACAGCTGGCAACTCAGCGATGACTGGCACCGCGAGCTGTTGGTGTGGGCCGCACGGGTCCACGAGATCGGCCTGGACATCGCCCACTACCAGTACCACAAGCACGGCGCCTACCTGGTCGAGCACTCCGACCTGGCCGGCTTCTCGCGCCTCGACCAGCAGATGCTGGCGCTGCTGGTGCGCGGCCATCGGCGCAACATTCCCAAGGAGAAGCTCGCCGACTTCGGCGAAGAAGGCATCAAGCTGGTGCGCCTGTGCGTGCTGCTACGCTTCGCCATCCTCTTCCACCACATCCGCGGCACCCAGGAAATGCCCCAGGTACAGCTGCGGGCAGACCAGGGCAGCCTGGAGATTCGCTTCCCGGACGACTGGCTGGCGGCCAACCCGCTGACCCAGGCCGACTTCACCCAGGAAGCGGAGTGGCTCAAGCGGGTCGGCATCGACCTCAGCGTGCGCTGA